One window from the genome of Anopheles merus strain MAF chromosome 3R, AmerM5.1, whole genome shotgun sequence encodes:
- the LOC121596424 gene encoding probable chitinase 10 isoform X2, translating into MNSNAFVCIILCLPLLVKLSAAQSKKFVCSYSPTKATQIGYQPDYIPLEICPYVIFKAFSFPTIVGRQMLFSDNDKIAFSRVVSSVRKRSNTARVVASIDGSARDFTRTSSATVRRKAFAQAAVTLLLELDADGIELNWKEPGSTHAGRGSANDRITMVQLLQDLQQAVKAASKSRNRNRELWFRGSLHSNVMEEAYNMFDLCELVDHVTLDPSTTDYLANSHAPLYDRPSMLKTGNGYNTTTQYWIDEGCTAKKLMLGIGLHGISRVYSPSLVRYVSGRINLLDHVGTHLEQRELCKTIRAAGWTYGWDEYGAMPYVTRALPDEKAERISYEDLNSLRLKMDMVEQKRFGGIYIDYVHSDDIYGSCGQPYSLTAYLSSRIRSIPSEIGFAIEWN; encoded by the exons ATGAATAGTAACGCTTTCGTTTGCATTATTCTTTGTTTGCCATTATTAGTGAAACTGTCCGCTGCACAGAGTAAGAAGTTTGTCTGCAGCTACTCTCCAACGAAAGCTACCCAGATCGGTTACCAGCCTGATTACATTCCGTTGGAGATTTGTCCGTATGTGATCTTCAAAGCGTTCAGCTTCCCAACCATCGTTGGGCGGCAGATGTTGTTCAGT GACAACGACAAGATAGCCTTTAGCCGTGTGGTTTCAAGTGTGCGAAAACGTTCCAATACAGCTCGCGTTGTAGCATCCATCGATGGATCCGCTCGAGACTTTACCAGAACATCTAGCGCGACCGTGCGCAGAAAAGCATTCGCACAAGCCGCGGTCACGTTGCTGCTCGAGCTGGATGCAGATGGGATTGAGCTGAACTGGAAGGAACCAGGCAGTACTCATGCAGGACGTGGTAGTGCAAATGATCGCATCACGATGGTGCAACTCCTGCAAGATCTTCAACAGGCGGTGAAGGCAGCGAGCAAAAGCAGAAATCGTAACCGAGAGCTATGGTTCCGAGGATCGCTGCACTCGAACGTGATGGAAGAAGCGTACAACATGTTCGATTTGTGTGAGCTGGTCGATCATGTCACGCTGGATCCCAGCACGACCGATTATTTGGCAAATTCACACGCTCCGTTGTACGATAGACCAAGTATGTTAAAGACAGGAAATGGCTAT AACACAACGACACAGTACTGGATTGACGAGGGATGCACGGCAAAGAAGCTAATGCTTGGAATCGGTTTACACGGCATCAGCAGAGTCTACTCCCCCAGTTTAGTACGGTATGTTAGCGGCAGAATCAATTTATTAGACCATGTTGGTACCCATCTAGAGCAACGTGAG CTCTGCAAAACGATACGGGCAGCAGGATGGACCTATGGATGGGATGAGTATGGTGCCATGCCATACGTGACCAGAGCGCTACCGGATGAAAAAGCAGAGCGCATCAGCTACGAAGATTTGAACTCGTTGCGACTGAAGATGGATATGGTGGAGCAGAAACGATTCGGCGGCATTTACATCGATTATGTGCACTCGGACGACATCTATGGTAGTTGTGGCCAACCGTACTCCCTGACGGCGTATCTGTCGAGTCGGATTCGCTCCATTCCGTCTGAAATTGGGTTTGCCATCGAGTGGAACTGA
- the LOC121596424 gene encoding probable chitinase 10 isoform X1: MNSNAFVCIILCLPLLVKLSAAQSKKFVCSYSPTKATQIGYQPDYIPLEICPYVIFKAFSFPTIVGRQMLFSDNDKIAFSRVVSSVRKRSNTARVVASIDGSARDFTRTSSATVRRKAFAQAAVTLLLELDADGIELNWKEPGSTHAGRGSANDRITMVQLLQDLQQAVKAASKSRNRNRELWFRGSLHSNVMEEAYNMFDLCELVDHVTLDPSTTDYLANSHAPLYDRPSMLKTGNGYNTTTQYWIDEGCTAKKLMLGIGLHGISRVYSPSLVRYVSGRINLLDHVGTHLEQRELCKTLRAAGWTYGWDEYGAMPYVTRALPDEKAERISYEDLNSLRLKMDMVEQKRFGGIYIDYVHSDDIYGSCGQPYSLAAYLSSRIRSIPSEIGFAIEWN; encoded by the exons ATGAATAGTAACGCTTTCGTTTGCATTATTCTTTGTTTGCCATTATTAGTGAAACTGTCCGCTGCACAGAGTAAGAAGTTTGTCTGCAGCTACTCTCCAACGAAAGCTACCCAGATCGGTTACCAGCCTGATTACATTCCGTTGGAGATTTGTCCGTATGTGATCTTCAAAGCGTTCAGCTTCCCAACCATCGTTGGGCGGCAGATGTTGTTCAGT GACAACGACAAGATAGCCTTTAGCCGTGTGGTTTCAAGTGTGCGAAAACGTTCCAATACAGCTCGCGTTGTAGCATCCATCGATGGATCCGCTCGAGACTTTACCAGAACATCTAGCGCGACCGTGCGCAGAAAAGCATTCGCACAAGCCGCGGTCACGTTGCTGCTCGAGCTGGATGCAGATGGGATTGAGCTGAACTGGAAGGAACCAGGCAGTACTCATGCAGGACGTGGTAGTGCAAATGATCGCATCACGATGGTGCAACTCCTGCAAGATCTTCAACAGGCGGTGAAGGCAGCGAGCAAAAGCAGAAATCGTAACCGAGAGCTATGGTTCCGAGGATCGCTGCACTCGAACGTGATGGAAGAAGCGTACAACATGTTCGATTTGTGTGAGCTGGTCGATCATGTCACGCTGGATCCCAGCACGACCGATTATTTGGCAAATTCACACGCTCCGTTGTACGATAGACCAAGTATGTTAAAGACAGGAAATGGCTAT AACACAACGACACAGTACTGGATTGACGAGGGATGCACGGCAAAGAAGCTAATGCTTGGAATCGGTTTACACGGCATCAGCAGAGTCTACTCCCCCAGTTTAGTACGGTATGTTAGCGGCAGAATCAATTTATTAGACCATGTTGGTACCCATCTAGAGCAACGTGAG CTCTGCAAAACGTTACGGGCAGCAGGATGGACCTATGGCTGGGATGAGTATGGTGCTATGCCATACGTGACCAGAGCGCTACCGGATGAAAAAGCAGAGCGCATCAGCTACGAAGATTTGAACTCGTTGCGACTCAAGATGGATATGGTGGAGCAGAAACGGTTCGGCGGCATTTACATCGATTATGTGCACTCGGATGACATCTATGGTAGTTGTGGCCAACCGTACTCCCTGGCGGCGTATCTGTCGAGTCGGATTCGCTCCATTCCGTCTGAAATTGGGTTCGCCATCGAGTGGAATTGA
- the LOC121596061 gene encoding chitinase-3-like protein 1, with amino-acid sequence MTVLYLLSDISHPPEEGFLTVTMFKIHLVWIVLFQLHHLELCSAQGKKFVCSYSPTKATQIGYQPDYIPLEVCPYVIVKAFSFPSVVGRQMLFSDNDKIAFSRVVSSVRKRSSTVRVVASIDGYARDFTITSSAIVRRKAFVQAAVTLLLELDADAVELNWMSPGNSGVASGDGLDRITMVQLLQDLRQAVNAASKNIPNRQRELWFRGSLHPNVIDSAYNMLDLCELVDHVTLDPNTAESLENAHAPLRGTPQALPVQIPILSQIFGDVIEPGTGFNTTTQRWINAGCPPKKLLLGIGLHGIRKAYSPGLRSFLGDRIGLDTADTRYLEHRELCKTLREDGWNYAWDGYGGMPYVTRALQNGQMERISYEDLDSLRLKMDMVEQKRFGGIYIDYVHSDDIYGRCGQPYLMIAYLSSRVRSIPSDIGFAIEWNQ; translated from the exons ATGACAGTGCTTTATCTACTCTCAGACATTTCACATCCACCGGAAGAAGGTTTTCTGACTGTGACAATGTTTAAAATACACCTCGTGTGGATAGTGCTTTTCCAACTACACCACTTGGAACTGTGCTCTGCACAGGGTAAGAAGTTTGTCTGCAGCTACTCCCCAACGAAAGCTACCCAGATCGGTTACCAGCCTGATTACATTCCGTTGGAGGTTTGTCCGTATGTGATCGTCAAAGCGTTCAGCTTCCCAAGTGTCGTCGGGCGGCAGATGTTGTTCAGT GACAACGACAAGATAGCCTTTAGCCGTGTGGTTTCCAGTGTGCGAAAACGATCTAGCACAGTTCGCGTCGTGGCGTCCATCGATGGATACGCACGAGACTTTACCATAACATCCAGCGCGATCGTGCGCAGAAAAGCATTCGTGCAAGCCGCGGTCACGTTGCTGCTTGAGCTGGATGCAGATGCAGTTGAGCTGAACTGGATGTCACCAGGCAATAGTGGAGTTGCATCAGGCGATGGACTTGATCGCATTACAATGGTGCAACTCCTGCAAGATCTTCGCCAAGCGGTGAATGCAGCCAGCAAGAACATTCCAAATCGGCAGCGAGAGCTATGGTTCCGAGGATCGCTGCATCCAAACGTGATCGACAGTGCGTACAACATGCTCGATCTGTGTGAGCTGGTCGATCACGTCACGCTCGATCCTAACACGGCCGAGTCGTTGGAAAATGCGCATGCACCGTTGCGCGGCACACCGCAGGCGTTACCCGTACAAATCCCGATCCTCTCCCAAATATTTGGCGATGTTATTGAACCGGGGACAGGATTT AACACTACCACACAGCGCTGGATTAATGCAGGATGTCCTCCGAAGAAGCTGCTGCTTGGAATCGGTTTGCATGGGATCAGGAAAGCTTACTCGCCGGGCTTGAGGTCATTTCTAGGTGACAGAATTGGTTTGGACACAGCTGATACCAGATACCTGGAACATCGTGAG CTCTGTAAAACGTTAAGAGAAGATGGTTGGAACTATGCCTGGGATGGCTATGGTGGCATGCCATACGTGACACGAGCGCTGCAGAACGGACAAATGGAACGGATTAGCTATGAAGATTTGGACTCGCTGCGTCTCAAGATGGATATGGTGGAGCAGAAGCGGTTCGGTGGCATTTACATCGATTATGTGCACTCGGACGACATCTATGGACGTTGTGGACAACCATACCTTATGATCGCTTACTTATCCAGTAGAGTACGCTCGATACCGTCCGACATTGGATTTGCCATAGAATGGAATCAATAG